From Amycolatopsis sp. YIM 10, the proteins below share one genomic window:
- a CDS encoding serine/threonine-protein kinase has translation MQPLRPDEPRQLGPYRLIAALGEGGMGRVLLGIAPDGRLVAVKQVHAQFAHDPGFRERFRREVATSRLVSGAYTAAVMDADPEAETPWLASVFVTGPSLKEAVDTAGPLPVNALRHLATGLAAALLDIHRAGLIHRDLKPSNVLLTDDGPRVIDFGIARAVEDGQELTGTGAIIGSPAFMSPEQAGTAPVTPASDVFSFGALLVMAATGRGPFTGTTTAQTLYNVVHSQPDLGALPPDVRRFVEPCLAKNPAHRPTPAQLLDFLGHLPPGTTPWPEAVHARIHRQDAEVRAVLSLPLPQWRPPPKPRPAKKRRRWIWAVSAAVLAVALVAGTVTVYRLAQSAKAARDAPPPLSIQDALTPERLLRADPCKVLDSEYTPEERPSYTYRCQYTGTKNVAFDLVLGDALQTTGIRTSPTVIDGQGVLLNDISGGCEAMVRLPTRPGSSVMIYNSSRDGDPCAIAETALTEALKRLRDPVVDRQTQPGSLLPVDPCTVLDDATAQKIAGSAVKAAPQALRRCEWATQDTLSVTLDRGYPDTEGAEVDLGGISARQNKTGSTCTLSWTHLPSGDRESDNVRLSYYSATGDNACEKANEAAKAVIPKLPKP, from the coding sequence GTGCAACCGCTACGCCCCGACGAACCACGCCAACTGGGCCCGTACCGCCTGATCGCCGCGCTCGGTGAGGGTGGGATGGGTCGTGTGCTGCTGGGGATCGCGCCGGATGGCCGGTTGGTCGCGGTCAAGCAGGTGCACGCGCAGTTCGCGCACGATCCGGGGTTCCGTGAGCGGTTCCGCCGGGAAGTGGCCACCTCGCGGTTGGTCTCCGGTGCTTACACCGCGGCGGTGATGGACGCCGATCCCGAGGCCGAGACCCCGTGGCTGGCATCGGTTTTTGTCACCGGGCCGTCGCTGAAGGAGGCGGTCGACACCGCCGGGCCGCTACCGGTGAACGCGTTGCGGCATCTGGCCACCGGGCTGGCCGCGGCCCTGCTCGACATCCACCGCGCCGGGCTGATCCACCGCGACCTCAAGCCCAGCAACGTCCTGCTCACCGACGACGGCCCCCGGGTGATCGACTTCGGCATCGCCAGGGCCGTGGAGGACGGCCAGGAACTCACCGGCACCGGCGCGATCATCGGCTCCCCGGCGTTCATGTCCCCCGAACAGGCCGGGACCGCGCCGGTCACCCCGGCCAGCGACGTGTTCTCCTTCGGCGCGCTGCTGGTCATGGCCGCCACCGGCCGCGGTCCGTTCACCGGCACCACCACCGCGCAGACCCTCTACAACGTGGTGCACAGCCAGCCCGACCTCGGCGCCCTGCCACCCGATGTCCGCCGGTTCGTCGAGCCGTGCCTGGCCAAGAACCCCGCCCACCGCCCGACCCCGGCCCAACTGCTCGACTTCCTCGGCCATCTCCCGCCCGGCACCACACCCTGGCCCGAGGCCGTGCACGCCCGAATCCACCGGCAGGACGCCGAAGTCCGCGCCGTGCTTTCCCTGCCGCTGCCCCAATGGCGGCCGCCACCGAAACCACGTCCGGCGAAGAAGCGGCGCCGCTGGATCTGGGCGGTCAGCGCGGCGGTTCTCGCGGTGGCACTCGTCGCGGGCACGGTCACGGTGTACCGGCTGGCGCAGTCGGCGAAGGCCGCGCGCGACGCGCCACCGCCACTGTCCATTCAGGACGCTCTGACCCCGGAACGGTTGCTGCGCGCCGATCCGTGCAAGGTGCTCGACAGCGAGTACACGCCGGAGGAGCGCCCCTCCTACACCTATCGCTGCCAGTACACCGGTACCAAGAACGTGGCCTTCGACCTGGTGCTCGGCGACGCGTTGCAGACCACCGGGATCCGCACGTCGCCGACCGTGATCGACGGCCAGGGCGTGCTGCTCAACGACATCAGCGGTGGCTGCGAGGCGATGGTCCGGCTGCCGACGCGCCCCGGATCCAGCGTGATGATCTACAACTCCTCACGCGACGGTGACCCGTGCGCGATCGCCGAAACCGCGCTGACCGAGGCGCTGAAACGGTTGCGCGATCCCGTTGTGGACCGGCAGACCCAGCCAGGGAGCCTGCTGCCCGTCGACCCGTGCACGGTTCTCGACGACGCCACCGCCCAGAAAATCGCCGGCTCCGCGGTGAAAGCCGCGCCGCAGGCGCTGCGCCGGTGTGAGTGGGCCACGCAGGACACGCTCTCCGTCACCCTCGACCGGGGATATCCCGACACCGAGGGCGCGGAGGTCGATCTCGGCGGAATTTCCGCCCGGCAGAACAAAACCGGCAGCACGTGCACGCTGAGCTGGACGCACCTGCCCTCGGGTGACCGCGAGAGCGACAACGTCCGGCTGAGCTACTACTCGGCGACCGGCGACAACGCCTGCGAGAAGGCGAACGAGGCGGCAAAAGCAGTTATCCCGAAGCTGCCGAAGCCCTAA
- a CDS encoding maleylpyruvate isomerase N-terminal domain-containing protein, with product MDLFSRSWTALLAAVADLTDEEFTRPSGCAGWLVRDLVCHLVIDAQDVLITLVTPAEAEPDHNAVTYWSVSQTPPTGDEPLDALIVRLAAAYQEPGLLKFHLDDVGSAAGRAAVLADPGLRVSTQDMVLTAGDYLSAYVVEWTLHHLDLIAHLPGATPPPVESLARTREMLEEIAGAKFPESFSDQDALLVGTGRRAPTDAETAELGELAAKLPLVLS from the coding sequence GTGGATCTCTTTTCGCGTTCCTGGACGGCTTTGCTCGCAGCAGTCGCCGATCTCACCGACGAGGAGTTCACCCGGCCATCGGGCTGCGCGGGCTGGCTCGTCCGGGATCTGGTCTGCCACCTGGTCATCGACGCCCAGGACGTGCTGATCACCCTGGTCACGCCCGCCGAAGCCGAGCCCGACCACAACGCGGTCACCTACTGGTCGGTGTCGCAGACGCCGCCGACCGGCGACGAGCCGCTCGACGCGCTGATCGTCCGGCTGGCCGCCGCGTACCAGGAGCCGGGCCTGCTGAAGTTCCACCTCGACGACGTCGGTTCCGCCGCCGGTCGCGCGGCGGTCCTCGCCGACCCCGGGCTGCGTGTCAGCACGCAGGACATGGTCCTGACCGCGGGCGACTACCTCTCCGCGTACGTCGTGGAGTGGACGTTGCACCACCTGGACCTGATCGCGCACCTGCCCGGGGCCACGCCACCGCCGGTGGAGAGTCTCGCCAGGACGCGCGAAATGCTGGAGGAAATCGCCGGAGCGAAGTTCCCCGAGTCGTTTTCCGACCAGGACGCGCTGCTCGTCGGCACCGGCCGCCGCGCACCGACCGACGCCGAAACGGCCGAACTGGGTGAGCTGGCCGCGAAACTCCCGCTCGTCCTCAGCTAA
- a CDS encoding ESX secretion-associated protein EspG — MGSPNGSLVLSALEFDMLWEAQGLPERHVALDVPTPGHTHAERAALVERAWRTLADKRLARGRRADGELLDMLNLFARPKVGIDVWVWAEREIHGLAVSVGSDALLGVVDGDEVWLIPTRDSSLAEAAVSVTGELNPGVGRSVSLPHDVLVEADADARGDAKALVTALEDRGIPLWQCQELAGMLIGTVARGQFGVERQGRDGTMRRAPRVVAFHDTDAGRYLFQLARNTDNRNWATVAPADNALLAQRVWELMEEV, encoded by the coding sequence GTGGGTTCGCCCAACGGCAGCCTGGTGCTGTCCGCGCTGGAATTCGACATGCTCTGGGAAGCCCAGGGCCTGCCGGAACGGCATGTCGCGCTCGACGTCCCGACGCCGGGCCACACCCACGCCGAACGAGCGGCGCTGGTCGAGCGGGCGTGGCGCACGCTCGCCGACAAGCGCCTGGCCAGAGGCCGTCGCGCCGACGGTGAACTGCTCGACATGCTGAACCTGTTCGCCCGCCCGAAGGTCGGCATCGACGTCTGGGTGTGGGCGGAACGCGAGATCCACGGGCTCGCGGTGAGCGTGGGCAGCGACGCGCTGCTCGGCGTGGTCGATGGTGACGAGGTGTGGCTCATCCCGACCAGGGACAGCTCGCTCGCCGAGGCCGCGGTGTCGGTCACCGGCGAGCTGAACCCCGGGGTCGGCCGGTCGGTCAGCCTGCCGCACGACGTGCTCGTCGAAGCCGACGCCGACGCGCGCGGGGACGCGAAAGCGCTGGTCACCGCGCTGGAGGACCGCGGAATCCCGTTGTGGCAGTGCCAGGAGCTGGCCGGCATGCTGATCGGCACCGTCGCGCGCGGCCAGTTCGGCGTGGAGCGGCAGGGCCGGGACGGGACGATGCGCCGGGCGCCGAGGGTGGTCGCGTTCCACGACACCGACGCGGGTCGCTATCTGTTCCAGCTGGCCCGCAACACCGACAACCGGAACTGGGCGACCGTCGCTCCGGCCGACAACGCCCTGCTGGCTCAGCGAGTCTGGGAACTCATGGAAGAAGTCTGA
- a CDS encoding DUF3558 domain-containing protein → MSTRLKPLACLAAGLATVGCGSAPEPAPAPATSADAAAPALVARPAELRLDGIDPCTLFTEPQLDELKITEEPEPLPADDQREGPTCSLPVAKGEPHYTYYVEAITGADLEAWLTGDRRKSSKNTEPGQVERFPALTHHGRGSSPSDCETLVGVAQGQTLRVQLYPVTRGAFDQRQLCELSAGAAALAVRTLGSRG, encoded by the coding sequence GTGTCCACCCGGCTTAAACCTCTCGCCTGCCTGGCCGCCGGCCTGGCGACGGTGGGGTGCGGGTCCGCGCCCGAACCGGCGCCCGCTCCGGCCACCTCCGCTGACGCCGCCGCGCCGGCGCTGGTCGCGCGCCCGGCGGAGCTGCGGCTGGACGGGATCGACCCGTGCACGCTGTTCACCGAACCGCAGCTGGACGAGCTGAAGATCACCGAGGAGCCGGAGCCGCTGCCCGCGGACGACCAGCGCGAGGGGCCGACCTGCTCGCTGCCGGTGGCGAAGGGCGAGCCGCACTACACCTACTACGTGGAAGCGATCACCGGGGCCGATCTCGAGGCCTGGCTGACCGGTGACCGCCGCAAGAGCAGCAAGAACACCGAACCGGGCCAGGTGGAGCGCTTCCCGGCGCTGACCCACCACGGCCGCGGCAGTTCACCCAGCGACTGCGAGACGCTGGTCGGCGTGGCTCAGGGCCAGACCCTGCGGGTGCAGCTCTACCCGGTCACCAGGGGCGCGTTCGACCAGCGGCAACTGTGCGAGCTGTCCGCCGGTGCGGCGGCGCTGGCGGTACGGACCTTGGGATCCAGGGGTTAG
- a CDS encoding type VII secretion target produces MSENEPSVTGAVYRQSSSGLPTAVPSVPGVKDLEVQPDQVDAVAKIIHDQAEQLEQRLAQRLGQLWIDPPSEDIVSKHAVEAWNEVVVAGDGSYEKQVRSYVEGLRTLADQLRTASQTYQGNEDATVGALEDRRVHPA; encoded by the coding sequence ATGTCAGAGAACGAGCCGTCGGTGACCGGTGCGGTCTACCGCCAGTCCTCGTCGGGGTTGCCAACGGCCGTGCCGTCGGTGCCCGGGGTGAAGGACCTCGAGGTCCAGCCCGACCAGGTCGACGCGGTGGCCAAGATCATCCACGACCAGGCCGAGCAGCTCGAGCAGCGGCTCGCGCAGCGCCTCGGCCAGCTGTGGATCGACCCGCCGTCCGAGGACATCGTGAGCAAGCACGCCGTCGAGGCGTGGAACGAGGTCGTGGTGGCCGGTGACGGCTCGTACGAGAAGCAGGTCCGCTCGTACGTCGAGGGCCTGCGCACGCTGGCCGACCAGCTGCGCACCGCCTCGCAGACGTACCAGGGCAACGAGGACGCGACCGTCGGCGCCCTCGAGGACCGGCGTGTCCACCCGGCTTAA
- the purD gene encoding phosphoribosylamine--glycine ligase — translation MRVLVIGSGAREHALVLALSHDPAVTAIGCAPGNAGIAALAEPLAVDVSDAAAVAELATRWKTDLVVIGPEVPLVAGAADAVRKAGIPCFGPSASAARIEGSKAFAKDVMNTAGVPTAHSEIVDNPAHLDAALGRFGPTWVVKDDGLAAGKGVVVTTDRDRARAHAMTLLDGGHPVLLESFLDGPELSLFCLVDGRTVVPLLPAQDFKRVGDGDAGPNTGGMGAYSPLPWAPAGLVDEIVRVAVQPVVDELANRDTPFTGLLYAGLALTSDGPQVIEFNCRFGDPETQAVLALLHTPLAGLLHAVATGKLSEHPPLDWEDGAAVTVVIAADGYPGVPRSGDVITGAEADGVLHGGTRRRDDGAVVAHGGRVLSVVGVGADLAAARQEAYAKVEKVHLPGSHHRTDIALRAVGGEIAVPAK, via the coding sequence GTGCGTGTCCTGGTAATCGGGTCCGGTGCCCGTGAGCATGCCCTTGTCCTGGCTCTGTCGCACGATCCGGCGGTGACCGCGATCGGCTGCGCTCCGGGCAACGCGGGCATCGCCGCGCTGGCCGAGCCACTCGCCGTCGACGTCTCCGACGCGGCCGCGGTCGCCGAGCTGGCGACCCGGTGGAAGACCGACCTGGTGGTGATCGGGCCCGAAGTCCCGCTGGTGGCCGGGGCCGCCGACGCGGTCCGCAAGGCGGGCATCCCGTGCTTCGGCCCGTCCGCGTCCGCCGCCAGGATCGAGGGCTCGAAGGCCTTCGCCAAGGACGTGATGAACACCGCGGGCGTGCCGACCGCGCACAGCGAGATCGTGGACAACCCCGCGCACCTCGACGCCGCGCTCGGCCGCTTCGGCCCGACCTGGGTGGTCAAGGACGACGGCCTCGCCGCGGGCAAGGGCGTGGTGGTCACCACCGACCGCGACCGGGCCCGTGCCCACGCGATGACCCTGCTCGACGGTGGTCACCCGGTGCTGCTGGAGTCCTTCCTGGACGGCCCGGAGCTGTCGCTGTTCTGCCTGGTCGACGGCCGCACGGTGGTGCCGCTGCTGCCCGCGCAGGACTTCAAGCGCGTCGGCGACGGCGACGCCGGGCCGAACACCGGTGGCATGGGCGCCTACTCGCCGCTGCCGTGGGCGCCGGCCGGGCTGGTCGACGAGATCGTCCGGGTCGCGGTGCAGCCGGTGGTCGACGAGCTGGCGAACCGGGACACCCCGTTCACCGGCCTGCTCTACGCCGGGCTCGCGCTGACCTCGGACGGCCCGCAGGTGATCGAGTTCAACTGCCGCTTCGGCGACCCGGAGACCCAGGCGGTGCTGGCCCTGCTGCACACGCCGCTGGCCGGGCTGCTGCACGCGGTGGCCACCGGAAAGCTGTCCGAGCACCCGCCGCTGGACTGGGAGGACGGCGCCGCGGTCACCGTGGTGATCGCCGCCGACGGTTATCCCGGCGTGCCGCGCTCGGGTGACGTGATCACCGGGGCCGAGGCCGACGGCGTGCTGCACGGCGGCACCCGCCGCCGCGACGACGGCGCCGTGGTCGCGCACGGCGGCCGCGTGCTGTCGGTGGTCGGGGTCGGCGCCGATCTCGCCGCCGCGCGCCAGGAGGCCTACGCCAAGGTGGAGAAGGTGCACCTGCCCGGCTCGCACCACCGGACCGACATCGCCCTGCGCGCGGTCGGTGGAGAGATCGCCGTTCCCGCGAAGTAA
- a CDS encoding TAXI family TRAP transporter solute-binding subunit — MRSKLWLAGALAVVLSASACGGKQTAEPAQGQGGQVACEAADGRITIATGNVGGVYYVMGGGIAQLLSNNTKLKATAAETGASVQNIQQLTGREYDVAFTLADTAADAVNGKGAFDGKPQKIQALSRIYPNSTQVVVRADAGINSVEDMRGKRISTGSPKSGTEVIANRLLTAAGLNPDADIQAQRLALGKSVEGMKGGTIDGLVWSGGLPTPEITDLTTSMGTGVKFIDITPLLPKLQQINPVYEAGSIPAATYKLPADVPTIVVPNLLVVRDDFPSGDACALTKLIFDRKGELEQVHPAAKQIVKEHASHTDPVPLHAGAKQALGS; from the coding sequence ATGCGTTCGAAGCTTTGGCTGGCAGGCGCGCTCGCCGTGGTGCTCTCGGCGAGCGCGTGCGGGGGCAAGCAGACCGCGGAACCCGCGCAGGGGCAGGGCGGCCAGGTCGCCTGCGAGGCGGCGGACGGCCGGATCACCATCGCCACCGGCAACGTCGGCGGGGTCTACTACGTGATGGGCGGCGGCATCGCGCAACTGCTCAGCAACAACACCAAGCTCAAGGCGACCGCCGCGGAGACCGGCGCCTCGGTGCAGAACATCCAGCAGCTCACCGGCCGCGAGTACGACGTGGCCTTCACCCTGGCCGACACCGCCGCCGACGCGGTCAACGGCAAGGGCGCCTTCGACGGCAAGCCGCAGAAGATCCAGGCGCTGTCCCGGATCTACCCGAACTCCACGCAGGTGGTGGTGCGCGCGGACGCGGGCATCAACTCGGTCGAGGACATGCGCGGCAAGCGGATCTCCACCGGCTCGCCGAAGTCGGGCACCGAGGTGATCGCGAACCGCCTGCTCACCGCGGCCGGGCTGAACCCCGACGCCGACATCCAGGCGCAGCGGCTGGCGCTGGGCAAGTCGGTGGAGGGCATGAAGGGCGGCACGATCGACGGGCTGGTGTGGTCCGGCGGGCTGCCCACCCCGGAGATCACCGACCTGACCACCTCGATGGGCACGGGCGTGAAGTTCATCGACATCACCCCGCTGCTGCCGAAGCTGCAGCAGATCAACCCGGTCTACGAGGCGGGCTCCATCCCGGCGGCCACCTACAAGCTGCCCGCCGACGTGCCGACCATCGTGGTGCCGAACCTGCTGGTGGTCCGCGACGACTTCCCCAGCGGTGACGCCTGCGCGCTGACCAAGCTGATCTTCGACCGCAAGGGGGAGCTGGAGCAGGTCCACCCGGCCGCGAAGCAGATCGTCAAGGAGCACGCGAGCCACACCGACCCGGTCCCGCTGCACGCCGGCGCGAAGCAGGCCCTGGGCAGTTGA
- a CDS encoding TRAP transporter fused permease subunit translates to MAETVKSPETAEVVAVQDEERPARQLSRRPDLLVGVVCFAVSLLVLKQVFFPFAQGVQYYLVIFLGCTLPAVFLCYRPRSRKDTTATDDPGVLDWVLAVIALLTGLYPVLPFPGGGFDDFLDRQGILSTVDIVAGALLLVLVLEATRRTTGLVLPLVCVAFLAYAYYGGFLPQSWGVAHAGIDFGQIVNALYNDASGFYGTPLDVAASYIVLFTIYGAVLNASGAGQFFVEFSFALFKRSRTAPGRTTVLSGFLLGTVSGSGTATAVSLGSITWPILRKAGYPKENAGGLLAASGIGAILSPPTLGAAAFIIAEYLETEYLTVLVWAIVPTLLYYLGIVLAVEADARRFGAKAVEVAHGKAGKLLLRGGYHFLSLAIIVVFLALDIPPFAAVVYATGVAALFALLAKLAGAGEERGAALKAWGREMVSALALGVRGALPVIAVCAAAGIITSTITKTGLGQVLADALVQAAQAISSNPTAVLVLTVFFSAVAVGVLGLAVPVTASFIIAWVVLGPALADVGVADAERAMFIFYYAVLSEVTPPTALAAVASAAITGGSVIGTMWQAWKYTLPAFLVPIAFVLTDNGSALLLQADFPTVLWVAAVSALAVAVLAVVTGGWVAGPVRRPVRALCVPAAVCLLYLEPTAIAVGLGLCLVAAVVHLIWREKPAREAV, encoded by the coding sequence TTGGCCGAGACAGTGAAGTCACCGGAAACAGCGGAAGTGGTCGCTGTTCAAGACGAGGAACGGCCGGCGAGGCAGCTCTCGCGACGGCCGGACCTGCTCGTCGGCGTGGTCTGCTTCGCCGTCTCGCTGCTGGTGCTCAAGCAGGTGTTCTTCCCGTTCGCCCAGGGCGTCCAGTACTACCTGGTGATCTTCCTCGGCTGCACGCTGCCCGCGGTTTTCCTGTGCTACCGGCCCAGGTCGCGAAAGGACACCACGGCGACCGACGACCCCGGTGTGCTCGACTGGGTGCTCGCGGTGATCGCGTTGCTCACCGGGCTGTACCCCGTTCTGCCCTTTCCCGGCGGCGGTTTCGACGACTTCCTCGACCGCCAGGGCATCTTGTCCACTGTGGACATCGTAGCCGGGGCGCTACTCCTGGTGCTGGTGCTGGAGGCGACCAGACGGACCACCGGACTGGTGCTGCCGCTGGTCTGCGTGGCCTTTCTCGCCTACGCCTACTACGGCGGTTTCCTGCCGCAGAGCTGGGGCGTCGCGCACGCGGGCATCGACTTCGGCCAGATCGTCAACGCGCTGTACAACGACGCGAGCGGCTTCTACGGCACCCCGCTGGACGTGGCCGCGAGCTACATCGTGCTGTTCACCATCTACGGCGCGGTGCTCAACGCGTCCGGCGCCGGGCAGTTCTTCGTCGAGTTCAGCTTCGCGCTGTTCAAGCGGTCGCGCACGGCACCCGGCCGCACCACCGTCCTTTCCGGATTCCTGCTCGGCACGGTTTCCGGTTCCGGCACGGCCACCGCGGTCAGCCTCGGCTCGATCACCTGGCCGATCCTGCGCAAAGCGGGTTATCCCAAGGAGAACGCGGGCGGGCTGCTGGCGGCGTCGGGCATCGGCGCGATCCTGTCACCGCCGACGCTGGGCGCGGCGGCCTTCATCATCGCGGAGTACCTGGAGACCGAGTACCTGACCGTGCTGGTCTGGGCGATCGTGCCGACGCTGCTCTACTACCTCGGCATCGTGCTCGCGGTCGAGGCCGACGCCCGCCGCTTCGGCGCCAAGGCTGTGGAGGTGGCGCACGGCAAGGCCGGGAAACTGCTGCTGCGCGGTGGTTACCACTTCCTCTCGCTGGCCATCATCGTGGTCTTCCTGGCGCTGGACATCCCGCCGTTCGCCGCGGTCGTCTACGCCACCGGGGTGGCCGCGTTGTTCGCGTTGCTCGCCAAGCTCGCCGGCGCCGGTGAGGAACGCGGTGCCGCGCTCAAGGCGTGGGGCCGCGAAATGGTCAGCGCGCTCGCGCTCGGCGTGCGCGGTGCGCTGCCGGTCATCGCGGTCTGCGCGGCGGCCGGGATCATCACCTCGACCATCACCAAGACCGGGCTCGGCCAGGTGCTGGCGGACGCGCTGGTCCAGGCGGCGCAGGCGATTTCCAGCAATCCGACCGCGGTGCTCGTGCTCACCGTGTTCTTCTCCGCGGTCGCGGTCGGGGTGCTCGGCCTCGCGGTGCCGGTGACCGCGTCGTTCATCATCGCCTGGGTGGTGCTCGGCCCGGCGCTGGCCGACGTCGGCGTCGCGGACGCCGAGCGCGCGATGTTCATCTTCTACTACGCCGTGCTGTCCGAGGTGACCCCGCCGACCGCGCTGGCCGCGGTGGCTTCCGCCGCGATCACCGGTGGCTCGGTGATCGGCACCATGTGGCAGGCGTGGAAGTACACGTTGCCCGCGTTCCTGGTGCCGATCGCGTTCGTGCTCACCGACAACGGCTCGGCCCTGCTGCTCCAGGCCGACTTCCCGACCGTGCTGTGGGTGGCGGCGGTGTCCGCGCTCGCGGTGGCCGTGCTCGCCGTGGTCACCGGCGGCTGGGTGGCCGGCCCGGTCCGCCGGCCGGTGCGGGCGCTGTGCGTGCCCGCCGCGGTCTGCCTGCTCTACCTGGAACCGACCGCGATCGCCGTGGGGCTCGGGCTCTGCCTGGTGGCCGCGGTGGTGCACCTGATCTGGCGCGAGAAACCCGCTCGTGAAGCCGTTTAA
- a CDS encoding glycerophosphodiester phosphodiesterase, producing the protein MVRKRLAVLALSGLAVLGLAAVPASAQPGEVRAGYGKGHDEPVIVGHRGAPGYRPEHTLASYELAYRQGVDWVDVDLVPTKDGQLVARHENEIGGTTNVADHPEFASRKTTKVIDGTSYTGWFTEDFTLAELKTLRAKERIPDLRPNNKIYDGRFQIATYQEVLDLTRKLGRELRRELGTYPEVKHSTYFRKIGNPTEPKLVELIKRNGLDRKSAPVIVQSFEVSNLKELNKQLRVRLVQLTSATGAPADFVENGDPRTYADLVTPAGLKEIAQYADSLGPEKNQVIGRDAAGNLGSPTSLVADAHNAGLPVVPYTFRNENNFLPLNLRSSADPAAWGNAFGEFEAFFKAGVDGVFADHPDTAIEAAG; encoded by the coding sequence ATGGTGCGCAAGAGACTCGCGGTGCTGGCGCTGAGCGGACTGGCGGTGCTCGGCCTGGCGGCCGTCCCGGCCTCGGCCCAGCCGGGCGAGGTGCGGGCGGGTTACGGCAAGGGGCACGATGAGCCGGTGATCGTCGGACACCGCGGGGCGCCGGGCTACCGGCCGGAGCACACACTGGCCTCCTACGAGCTGGCCTACCGCCAGGGCGTCGACTGGGTCGACGTCGACCTGGTGCCGACCAAGGACGGGCAGCTGGTCGCCCGGCACGAGAACGAGATCGGCGGCACCACGAACGTGGCCGACCACCCCGAGTTCGCGAGCCGCAAGACCACCAAAGTGATCGACGGCACCAGCTACACCGGCTGGTTCACCGAGGACTTCACCCTGGCCGAGCTGAAGACGCTGCGCGCCAAGGAGCGCATCCCGGACCTGCGGCCGAACAACAAGATCTACGACGGCCGCTTCCAGATCGCCACCTACCAGGAGGTGCTGGACCTGACCCGCAAGCTCGGCCGCGAGCTGCGCCGGGAGCTGGGCACCTATCCGGAGGTCAAGCACTCCACCTACTTCCGCAAGATCGGCAACCCGACCGAGCCGAAGCTGGTCGAGCTGATCAAGCGCAACGGGCTCGACCGCAAGAGCGCGCCGGTGATCGTGCAGTCCTTCGAGGTGAGCAACCTCAAGGAGCTGAACAAGCAGCTTCGCGTCCGGCTGGTGCAACTGACCTCGGCCACCGGGGCGCCCGCCGACTTCGTCGAGAACGGCGACCCGCGCACCTACGCCGACCTGGTCACCCCGGCCGGGCTGAAGGAGATCGCCCAGTACGCCGACTCGCTCGGGCCGGAGAAGAACCAGGTGATCGGCCGGGACGCGGCGGGCAACCTCGGTTCGCCGACCTCGCTGGTCGCCGACGCGCACAACGCGGGCCTGCCGGTGGTGCCCTACACCTTCCGCAACGAGAACAACTTCCTGCCGCTGAACCTCCGCTCCTCGGCCGACCCGGCCGCGTGGGGCAACGCGTTCGGTGAGTTCGAGGCGTTCTTCAAGGCCGGCGTGGACGGCGTGTTCGCCGACCACCCGGACACCGCTATCGAGGCTGCTGGGTAA